The Thiogranum longum genome includes a region encoding these proteins:
- a CDS encoding 4Fe-4S binding protein produces the protein MTHPGLPAIWGMLVIGGMIVLTLWAVVAPLPGSASATVYSLARVPVVRGIVRYLVASPKILLLLKLIFVALFLLVIYAGLFGNQIPERNIATLLTWNIWWAGLVFSVFFLGTAWCAVCPWDTLAQWLVRRRLWKRAEPNNSLNLRVPRALRTIWPALLMFIALTWLELGLGITTNPYATAAVSLLMVVMATSSLAIFERKAFCRYFCPVGRTVGFYSQLAPVELRPIDTNTCADCKTLDCYYGDKDTEPCPTWLVMGRLKQNSYCTSCGNCVRSCPHDNVAWRLRSPSVEAVQDARPRHDEAWFMIGLLALTGFHGLSMMPFWETWMSDIARILNDSGQLLASFTVGMFGSMLAVVLVYALFVAITRQLIGRTSFRRLFTTLAFVALPLAFAYHMAHNLNHLVREGVGIGAVFENPLGTGLAPLSMAEKHARHFDMLISQQTLFALQAGLMVFGFWIAVQIVRHRGRSLLADGGQSGSWRLAPMLGFVVLMTGFHLWLLSQPMIMRM, from the coding sequence ATGACTCACCCGGGACTGCCTGCAATATGGGGCATGCTGGTGATCGGCGGCATGATCGTCCTGACCCTGTGGGCGGTTGTTGCCCCTTTGCCCGGTTCTGCCAGCGCTACCGTGTACAGTCTTGCACGTGTGCCCGTGGTGCGAGGTATTGTTCGTTACCTGGTCGCCAGCCCCAAAATTCTGCTGCTTCTGAAACTGATATTTGTCGCACTGTTTCTGCTGGTGATTTATGCCGGTCTGTTTGGTAACCAGATCCCGGAACGTAATATTGCCACACTGCTGACCTGGAACATCTGGTGGGCGGGGCTGGTTTTTTCTGTGTTCTTTCTGGGTACGGCCTGGTGCGCGGTGTGTCCCTGGGACACGCTGGCACAGTGGCTGGTGCGGCGTCGCTTGTGGAAACGCGCCGAGCCGAACAACAGTCTTAACCTGCGTGTGCCGCGTGCCCTGCGTACCATCTGGCCGGCGTTGCTGATGTTTATTGCATTGACCTGGCTGGAGCTGGGACTGGGTATCACCACGAACCCGTATGCCACGGCGGCGGTGTCTTTACTGATGGTAGTGATGGCCACCAGTTCGCTGGCTATCTTTGAACGCAAGGCATTTTGTCGCTACTTCTGCCCGGTCGGGCGTACGGTGGGTTTCTACTCCCAGCTGGCACCGGTCGAACTGCGACCGATTGATACGAATACCTGCGCCGACTGCAAGACGCTGGACTGTTACTACGGAGACAAGGACACCGAACCCTGTCCGACCTGGCTGGTAATGGGGCGCCTGAAACAGAACAGCTACTGCACCTCCTGTGGTAACTGTGTACGCAGCTGCCCGCACGACAACGTGGCGTGGCGGTTACGCTCGCCCAGTGTCGAGGCCGTACAGGATGCACGACCACGCCACGATGAAGCCTGGTTCATGATCGGGTTACTGGCGCTGACCGGCTTTCATGGCCTGTCGATGATGCCATTCTGGGAAACCTGGATGAGTGATATTGCACGTATTCTGAACGACTCGGGACAATTGCTGGCCAGTTTCACGGTGGGTATGTTTGGCAGTATGCTGGCTGTGGTACTGGTATATGCCCTGTTTGTAGCGATCACACGGCAGCTGATAGGGCGCACGTCATTCAGGCGTCTGTTCACCACACTGGCCTTTGTCGCCCTGCCACTGGCGTTCGCCTATCATATGGCGCATAACCTTAACCACCTCGTGCGTGAGGGTGTTGGTATAGGCGCCGTGTTCGAGAATCCACTGGGTACCGGTCTGGCGCCATTGAGCATGGCGGAAAAACACGCGCGTCATTTTGACATGCTGATCTCCCAGCAGACCCTGTTTGCCCTGCAGGCCGGGCTGATGGTGTTCGGGTTCTGGATTGCCGTACAGATCGTGCGTCACCGCGGACGCAGTTTGCTGGCCGATGGCGGGCAAAGTGGTAGCTGGCGTCTGGCACCCATGCTCGGGTTTGTGGTGCTGATGACCGGTTTCCACCTGTGGCTACTGTCACAGCCCATGATCATGAGAATGTAA
- a CDS encoding 4Fe-4S dicluster domain-containing protein: MIQRRTVLQRLIYAAGITAASTLPYGLVRLTMPEARADFSTHLRPPGALKDDLAFNSACIGCGLCGEVCPPRCIQFYQREGGDRANTPYIDPEQKACILCSKCMQACPTEALTEVPRNDVDMGVAQIDRSACYPWVDRGICGACVSICPLGERAIGFKFWNQYQPIVKQECVGCGLCVEVCPHPSLPIRIVKRSEGTVARHSV, from the coding sequence ATGATTCAGCGGCGCACCGTTTTACAACGACTCATCTATGCCGCGGGTATCACCGCTGCCAGTACATTGCCTTATGGCCTGGTGCGGCTCACGATGCCGGAAGCGCGGGCGGACTTCAGTACACACCTGCGCCCCCCCGGTGCATTGAAAGACGATCTGGCCTTCAATAGCGCCTGTATTGGCTGTGGACTGTGTGGCGAAGTCTGCCCACCACGTTGTATACAGTTCTACCAGCGTGAAGGTGGCGACCGGGCCAATACACCCTATATCGACCCGGAACAGAAAGCCTGTATCCTGTGCAGCAAATGCATGCAGGCCTGTCCCACCGAGGCGCTGACCGAGGTGCCGCGCAATGACGTCGACATGGGGGTTGCCCAGATAGATCGCAGTGCCTGCTACCCGTGGGTGGATCGCGGCATCTGCGGTGCCTGCGTCAGCATTTGTCCGTTGGGAGAACGCGCTATCGGCTTTAAATTCTGGAACCAGTACCAGCCAATCGTCAAGCAGGAATGTGTCGGTTGCGGGCTATGCGTGGAAGTTTGTCCACACCCCAGCCTGCCAATCCGCATCGTGAAACGTTCGGAAGGAACGGTTGCCCGACACAGCGTATGA
- a CDS encoding 4Fe-4S binding protein, protein MKAKPLFLWRHLNKLRWLTLATVFSMLVLLPFLHVYQTYVSAHAYDLLAPQEKELYDTMEMLTRPFVKDPAEDLDAIKGNTWSGTFFGLKLSDPLAALGQMAAGMNLYTPFLLTALIPVLLTVLLGRFYCGWICPASFLYELNSNFAVLLRRMGLHTGRRHLDKRFKYVVLFAGLVLSMVTGSVLVAAVYPPAVVGREIYYAVALGGFGAGAVFFAVTLLFDLLVSQRGFCRYLCPGGALYSLLGRYRLLRIQRIVENCNDCAKCNAICEFGLDPLRDGFGQECNNCTACIAVCPTDALTFEIKLKDVGYQGYGHLGKRYQREHPADQPSKEVA, encoded by the coding sequence ATGAAGGCTAAACCGTTATTTCTCTGGCGACACCTCAACAAACTGCGCTGGCTGACGCTGGCGACGGTATTTTCGATGCTGGTGTTGTTGCCGTTCCTGCACGTTTACCAGACTTACGTGTCGGCACACGCCTACGACCTGCTGGCGCCGCAGGAAAAAGAACTGTACGACACCATGGAAATGCTGACCAGGCCGTTTGTCAAGGATCCTGCCGAAGACCTGGATGCCATCAAGGGTAACACCTGGTCCGGGACTTTTTTTGGTCTCAAGCTCAGTGATCCGCTGGCAGCGCTGGGGCAGATGGCGGCGGGGATGAACCTGTATACCCCGTTCCTGCTGACGGCACTCATCCCGGTACTGCTTACGGTATTGTTAGGACGTTTCTACTGCGGCTGGATCTGTCCGGCCAGTTTTCTGTATGAACTGAACAGTAACTTCGCCGTTCTGCTGCGGCGAATGGGGTTGCATACCGGGCGCCGTCATCTCGACAAGCGTTTCAAATATGTGGTGCTGTTTGCCGGTCTGGTGCTATCCATGGTGACCGGCTCGGTCCTGGTGGCTGCGGTCTATCCGCCGGCCGTGGTCGGGCGGGAAATCTATTACGCGGTTGCACTGGGTGGCTTTGGCGCAGGTGCCGTGTTCTTTGCCGTGACATTGCTGTTTGACCTGCTCGTGTCACAGCGGGGTTTTTGTCGTTACCTGTGTCCGGGCGGAGCGCTTTACTCCTTGCTCGGCCGTTATCGCCTGCTGCGCATTCAGCGTATCGTCGAGAACTGTAACGATTGCGCCAAGTGCAATGCCATATGTGAGTTCGGTCTCGATCCTCTGAGGGATGGATTTGGACAGGAGTGTAATAACTGTACGGCCTGTATTGCCGTCTGCCCGACAGATGCCCTGACGTTTGAAATCAAGCTGAAGGATGTGGGGTACCAGGGCTATGGACACCTGGGCAAGCGTTACCAGCGTGAACACCCGGCTGACCAGCCGTCGAAGGAGGTCGCATGA
- a CDS encoding 4Fe-4S dicluster domain-containing protein, which produces MQRRTFIKSIGVAAATATAPVASAAMPKRSSLRYLRPPGAVAEDEFLSRCIRCGQCGEACPNRCISYFGMGNGLASLDTPYIIPREKACILCMKCGDVCPSGAIQPIVRELEPILEGVRMGHAVVDKRLCLSYQGKTCGVCYRACPLQDVAITVGLLEQPHVTDKCVGCGLCERSCIQMPQAIRIVPDYG; this is translated from the coding sequence ATGCAACGCAGAACGTTTATCAAATCGATCGGTGTAGCGGCTGCAACAGCCACTGCACCGGTTGCGTCTGCAGCCATGCCCAAACGCTCCTCGTTGCGCTACCTGCGTCCACCGGGTGCAGTTGCGGAAGACGAGTTTCTCAGCCGTTGCATCCGTTGTGGCCAGTGTGGAGAAGCCTGCCCCAACCGCTGCATCAGTTATTTTGGCATGGGGAATGGTCTGGCTTCGCTGGATACGCCTTATATTATCCCGCGTGAAAAGGCCTGCATCCTGTGTATGAAGTGTGGTGATGTGTGCCCCAGTGGCGCCATTCAGCCTATTGTACGTGAACTGGAGCCAATCCTTGAAGGCGTTCGCATGGGCCATGCCGTGGTCGATAAACGCCTGTGTCTGTCATACCAGGGCAAGACCTGCGGTGTTTGTTACCGCGCCTGCCCGCTGCAGGATGTTGCCATCACTGTTGGATTACTGGAACAACCACATGTCACTGACAAATGCGTGGGATGTGGGTTGTGTGAGCGTTCTTGCATTCAGATGCCGCAAGCAATTCGTATTGTCCCTGACTACGGGTAA
- a CDS encoding molybdopterin oxidoreductase family protein, which yields MKRFKMTRRNFLKGSSFITGSAAGSSLFIGVNPELEAAPAASAGDTATRTTALAQCPYCGVGCGTVIQVENGKIVSMRPDKDHPTNYGLQCIKGLTAAEPIYVDRMEGDPYVRKDVWAEWKKPGHGDLEYVTKTKGSFDDEHFVRVPYKEASEMVAHKIAHLAKKYSGNSIGLYGSGQLTMEGQYLENLFMKGVLGSNTIEANARMCMTSAVTGYFATLGSDTPPLAYDDIEMCDMIMHFGHNARESHPIIFWRAADYKKKADIPTVVVDPRRTGTVMGYEDIDPDNSVHVPILNGDISFLNSIAHVLLAEHPDVIDWDFLKAHVKGWEAYVDGVKKDYSPEQVQDRMGGPNHDVSPELIRRVASMFADATRKRLARSKGKQSGKGYGGVIIMWGIGYNQHIHGQHNVISIVNLLTLTGNLAKPGCGPFSMTGQPNAMGERFTGGLTGRLPFNEPLKNDKHRLHMAKHWRVPEANLKTAMNSENPGMAVGMMERVLKGEVKAMFMVYATHIDLPDQENLVRPALSKIFTVVQEIYRHAPNNLYADVIFPAATWGEVNGVYISSERRINICEQAAMPPKGCLPDLDLVVHKGKEIANLLGMDGDKIFPWKTDKNGFIDTEEVFRDVCRASAGTDTDLTGILEREKLDGLSPYEQLKQLRGIQWPAPTYEIAKNGGTKRRYMMQEGQWENRPYGYFRTRDGKVHMKLCQQDYSNREELTHKLMEFGTKKDHYTIDHMDLIKEARDKGLTPDLPDEKFRGRTWDKVPKDKYPYWFGLGVVYEHFHTAKSNRSPTTRRLVPEMYVEMHPEDARELGIKDGDKVRVVTRRGQLEARAQVGTNSLVKPARNNVPRGYMFGPWNLSVADSAVPEKNKWLANRVTSRVWDPVSGQVDFKKSAARIEKI from the coding sequence ATGAAACGTTTTAAAATGACACGAAGGAACTTCCTCAAGGGAAGCAGCTTCATTACTGGTTCGGCAGCTGGATCAAGCCTGTTTATCGGTGTAAACCCGGAGCTTGAAGCAGCGCCTGCTGCATCGGCCGGAGATACCGCCACGCGCACCACGGCGCTGGCGCAATGCCCCTACTGTGGCGTGGGCTGCGGCACGGTTATACAGGTGGAGAATGGCAAGATTGTTTCCATGCGTCCCGACAAGGACCACCCGACCAACTATGGTCTGCAGTGCATCAAGGGCCTGACCGCCGCCGAGCCGATCTATGTGGATCGCATGGAGGGTGACCCCTATGTACGCAAGGATGTCTGGGCCGAGTGGAAAAAACCCGGACACGGTGACCTGGAGTATGTGACAAAGACCAAGGGGTCGTTCGATGACGAACACTTTGTCCGCGTGCCCTACAAGGAAGCCTCCGAAATGGTGGCGCACAAAATTGCGCACCTGGCGAAAAAATACAGCGGTAACTCGATCGGCCTGTACGGTTCCGGCCAGCTCACCATGGAAGGCCAGTACCTGGAAAACCTGTTTATGAAAGGTGTGCTGGGTTCCAACACCATCGAGGCCAATGCGCGTATGTGTATGACATCCGCGGTCACCGGCTACTTCGCTACGCTCGGTTCCGATACGCCGCCACTGGCCTATGATGACATCGAGATGTGCGACATGATCATGCATTTCGGACATAACGCCCGCGAGTCACACCCGATCATTTTCTGGCGTGCGGCCGACTACAAGAAGAAGGCGGATATCCCGACCGTCGTGGTCGATCCGCGGCGTACGGGTACGGTCATGGGTTATGAGGACATTGATCCGGATAACTCCGTGCACGTGCCTATCCTGAATGGAGACATCAGCTTTCTGAATTCGATCGCACATGTTCTGCTCGCAGAGCACCCGGATGTGATTGACTGGGATTTCCTCAAGGCGCATGTCAAAGGCTGGGAGGCCTATGTTGATGGTGTCAAGAAGGACTACAGCCCGGAACAGGTACAGGACCGCATGGGTGGCCCCAATCACGATGTGTCACCGGAGTTGATCCGTCGCGTCGCAAGCATGTTCGCCGACGCGACCCGCAAGCGGCTTGCGCGCAGCAAGGGCAAGCAGAGCGGCAAGGGTTACGGCGGTGTCATCATCATGTGGGGCATCGGTTACAACCAGCACATTCACGGCCAGCACAACGTTATTTCCATTGTGAACCTGCTGACGCTGACCGGTAACCTGGCCAAACCGGGCTGTGGTCCATTCTCCATGACCGGCCAGCCCAATGCGATGGGTGAGCGCTTCACCGGTGGTCTGACCGGGCGTTTGCCGTTCAACGAGCCCCTGAAGAACGACAAGCATCGCCTGCACATGGCCAAGCACTGGCGGGTGCCGGAAGCGAACCTGAAAACCGCCATGAACTCCGAGAATCCTGGCATGGCTGTAGGCATGATGGAGCGCGTCCTGAAGGGAGAGGTAAAGGCCATGTTTATGGTCTATGCCACACATATCGACCTGCCCGACCAGGAGAACCTGGTAAGACCGGCGCTGAGCAAGATCTTTACCGTGGTGCAGGAAATTTATCGTCATGCACCCAATAACCTGTACGCCGACGTAATCTTCCCGGCAGCAACCTGGGGTGAAGTCAACGGGGTGTACATCAGTTCCGAGCGGCGTATCAATATCTGCGAACAGGCGGCAATGCCACCCAAGGGTTGCCTGCCAGATCTCGATCTGGTGGTGCACAAGGGCAAGGAGATTGCCAATCTGCTGGGGATGGATGGCGACAAGATCTTCCCCTGGAAGACCGACAAGAACGGCTTTATCGACACCGAGGAAGTGTTCCGCGATGTATGCCGCGCTTCAGCCGGGACCGATACTGATCTTACCGGCATCCTCGAGCGCGAAAAGCTCGATGGTCTTTCACCGTATGAGCAACTCAAGCAATTGCGTGGTATCCAGTGGCCGGCGCCGACCTACGAGATTGCCAAGAATGGCGGCACCAAACGTCGTTACATGATGCAGGAAGGGCAGTGGGAGAACCGGCCCTACGGGTATTTCCGCACCAGGGATGGCAAGGTGCACATGAAACTGTGCCAGCAGGACTACAGTAATCGCGAGGAACTGACGCACAAGCTGATGGAGTTCGGTACGAAGAAGGATCACTACACCATCGATCATATGGATCTGATCAAGGAAGCACGCGACAAGGGTCTTACGCCGGATCTGCCGGACGAGAAGTTCCGTGGCCGTACCTGGGACAAGGTTCCGAAGGATAAATATCCCTACTGGTTCGGTCTTGGCGTGGTGTACGAGCACTTCCATACCGCCAAGTCCAACCGCAGTCCGACCACGCGACGACTGGTGCCGGAAATGTATGTCGAGATGCATCCCGAGGATGCCAGGGAGCTCGGCATCAAGGACGGCGACAAGGTGCGTGTCGTTACACGACGCGGCCAACTTGAAGCGCGTGCGCAGGTTGGTACCAACAGCCTGGTTAAACCGGCGCGTAACAACGTACCGCGGGGGTATATGTTCGGTCCCTGGAACCTGTCGGTGGCTGACAGCGCGGTGCCGGAGAAGAACAAGTGGCTGGCGAATCGTGTTACCAGTCGCGTGTGGGATCCGGTGTCCGGGCAGGTGGACTTCAAGAAGTCCGCAGCGCGTATCGAGAAGATCTAG
- a CDS encoding c-type cytochrome, with amino-acid sequence MLRHNKVAVPLLGGLLTLLFSASQVAVADAALVAKGEELYNQNCSVCHQPDAIGKTGFAPSLANPEFLSIASDKFLMSTIRDGRVGTGMPPFSHLGRDSIKAIVAYLRSHEKGPNQAAKVDAQPEAHGDPRLGEQWYDYICSTCHGMSGDGYAAGGTGTAIGKPGFLHKVSDGFIRTTIKKGRSNTRMRGFQGSDGLANLSDQEIDDIIVYLRSLSK; translated from the coding sequence TTAGTGCGAGTCAGGTCGCTGTTGCGGATGCAGCGCTGGTTGCGAAGGGCGAGGAGCTCTACAACCAGAACTGCTCGGTGTGCCACCAGCCGGACGCCATTGGCAAAACAGGGTTTGCGCCATCGCTGGCAAACCCGGAGTTCCTGAGCATTGCTTCTGACAAGTTTCTGATGAGTACCATCCGTGATGGCCGAGTAGGGACGGGCATGCCGCCCTTCTCGCATCTCGGGCGCGATTCGATCAAGGCGATTGTTGCCTATTTGCGTTCACACGAGAAAGGTCCCAACCAGGCCGCCAAGGTAGACGCACAACCCGAGGCACATGGCGACCCGAGGCTTGGTGAGCAGTGGTATGACTACATCTGTTCAACCTGTCACGGTATGTCGGGCGACGGTTATGCCGCCGGTGGTACCGGCACGGCTATCGGCAAACCCGGTTTTCTGCACAAGGTGTCTGATGGATTTATTCGCACCACGATCAAGAAAGGGCGTTCCAATACCCGCATGCGTGGTTTCCAGGGGTCGGACGGCCTGGCAAATCTTTCTGATCAGGAAATCGACGACATCATCGTCTACCTGCGCAGTCTGTCGAAATAA